A window of the Salvelinus sp. IW2-2015 unplaced genomic scaffold, ASM291031v2 Un_scaffold1630, whole genome shotgun sequence genome harbors these coding sequences:
- the LOC139024545 gene encoding arginine and glutamate-rich protein 1-like, translating into MKRESRSRERASELSRRLEKRAVRERARQRESRQRRESRQREEPANSRERERERERLEYSSVQA; encoded by the exons AGAGAGAGCCGTTCAAGAGAGAGAGCGTCAGAGCTGAGCAGACGTCTAGAGAAGAGAGCCGTCAGAGAGAGAGCCCGTCAGAGAGAGAGccgtcagagaagagagagccgtCAGAGAGAGGAGCCG gctaacagcagagagagagagagagagagagagaggttagagtaCTCCTCTGTACAGGcttaa